From Glycine max cultivar Williams 82 chromosome 11, Glycine_max_v4.0, whole genome shotgun sequence, the proteins below share one genomic window:
- the LOC102663865 gene encoding uncharacterized protein isoform X1, protein MESSGLGPVDCDVGSIVWVRRRNGSWWPGQILGPDHLSASHLTSPRSGTPVKLLGREDASVDWYNLEKSKRVKAFRCGEFDGCIERAESAQGMPLKKREKYARREDAILHALELEKQMLKKQEKIGLEQLGVAHQVKRSKFVYLPEESSDSLDYKETPVNVAMSQFGGEYAYCSSLAEESESAFMDVVESDSLETGSANADSDSSEMELDKDDEMTTLSAEIGRDTEEQESTSSEELDELAISGDMPHLYPRQHISCSEAVSKWKLKGKRNNRNLVKRSVGAADGKGVVLYEADVEGLRSRLNHKRLVPSMHYYGNGISDVFDDTDQMFGFEDEYSPTSKALAKGQNKIDHGVDWDEWAWEDQTALKGYWESKGFAPLYSDRYHFDGRIRSMLVDVDLKVQASYRKAPVPIVSITSKLDGKSIIGHPIQIESLKDGSSDKLFSAIDDFSNDGTGFEGSSVLPPAWRTARRTANFRVPRPLVLSSNGADSYADFCIDQERNIEYKKLNGGSSNHMASLSRKSGFNSSVPSVDKKSSKKMPKKVSLSSSQKTRTLSSLSIENNHGKKQLHDRSFYQTNRLTKPEVSGLTTVACIPVKLVFSRLLEKINRPPLKAASNAALSNTGVERK, encoded by the exons ATGGAGAGTTCGGGGTTAGGTCCTGTTGATTGCGACGTTGGATCGATTGTTTGGGTTCGAAGAAGGAACGGTTCGTGGTGGCCGGGTCAAATACTTGGCCCCGATCACCTTTCTGCTTCTCATCTCACCTCTCCTCGTTCAGGAACTCCCGTTAAACTTCTCGGAAGGGAAGATGCCAGCGT AGATTGGTACAATTTGGAGAAATCCAAGCGCGTGAAGGCATTCCGATGTGGTGAATTTGATGGATGTATTGAAAGGGCGGAGTCCGCCCAGGGTATGCCgttaaagaaaagagagaaatatgCACGCAGAGAAGATGCCATTCTTCATGCTCTTGAACTCGAGAAGCAAATGTTAAAGAAGCAAGAAAAAATAG gaCTGGAGCAACTTGGTGTAGCACACCAAGTAAAGAGGAGCAAATTTGTTTATCTGCCAGAAGAATCTAGTGATTCTCTGGATTACAAGGAGACTCCTGTCAATGTTGCAATGTCCCAATTTGGAGGGGAGTATGCTTACTGCAGTTCTTTAGCTGAAGAGAGTGAGTCTGCTTTTATGGATGTTGTTGAATCTGATTCTCTTGAAACTGGTTCTGCTAATGCTGATTCAGATTCCTCTGAAATGGAACTTGACAAAGATGACGAGATGACTACACTTTCAG CAGAAATTGGTCGTGATACTGAAGAACAAGAAAGCACTAGCAGTGAGGAACTTGATGAGTTGGCAATTTCTGGTGACATGCCTCACCTCTATCCTCGTCAGCATATATCATGTAGTGAAGCTGTATCCAAATGGAagttaaaaggaaaaaggaataATCGTAATCTTGTAAAAAGGTCTGTTGGTGCTGCTGATGGGAAAGGTGTTGTTTTATATGAAGCAGATGTTGAAGGATTAAGAAGCCGTTTAAATCACAAGAGATTGGTGCCTAGTATGCATTATTATGGGAATGGTATTAGTGATGTTTTTGATGACACCGATCAAATGTTTGGTTTTGAAGATGAATATTCTCCAACTTCCAAAGCACTAGCAAAAGGTCAAAACAAAATTGATCATGGTGTTGATTGGGATGAATGGGCTTGGGAGGATCAGACTGCTTTGAAAGGATATTGGGAAAGTAAAGGGTTTGCTCCATTATATAGTGATAGATATCATTTTGATGGAAGGATCAGGTCGATGCTGGTAGATGTAGACTTGAAGGTTCAAGCAAGCTATCGTAAAGCGCCTGTCCCCATTGTTTCTATCACAAGTAAGTTAGATGGGAAGTCAATAATAGGGCACCCAATCCAAATTGAATCCCTTAAGGATGGTTCATCGGATAAACTTTTTTCTGCAATTGATGACTTTAGTAACGATGGGACTGGCTTTGAGGGAAGTAGTGTACTTCCACCAGCTTGGAGGACTGCAAGGAGAACAGCAAATTTTCGTGTTCCTCGTCCCCTTGTATTGTCATCTAATGGTGCTGATAGTTATGCAGATTTCTGCATTGATCAAGAAAGAAATATTgaatataagaaattaaatggTGGAAGTTCCAATCATATGGCAAGCCTTTCCAGGAAGAGTGGCTTTAACAGTTCTGTGCCTTCAGTAGACAAGAAGTCCTCAAAAAAGATGCCAAAGAAAGTGAGCTTGTCATCTAGTCAGAAAACTAGAACTCTATCCTCATTATCTATTGAAAATAATCATGGTAAAAAGCAATTGCATGATAGAAgtttttatcaaacaaatagGTTGACTAAACCAGAGGTCTCTGGGCTCACCACTGTTGCTTGCATACCAGTCAAATTAGTATTTAGTAGATTACTTGAGAAGATTAATAGGCCACCTTTAAAAGCAGCTAGTAATGCGGCTTTGTCAAATACTGGTGTGGAGAGAAAATAA
- the LOC100802747 gene encoding LOW QUALITY PROTEIN: ribonuclease P protein subunit p29 (The sequence of the model RefSeq protein was modified relative to this genomic sequence to represent the inferred CDS: deleted 1 base in 1 codon), which produces MAEDSRKRTLEALERRIAFAKVEVLQKEKKNKKTINEDGKLPIPADSTSNDPSPHLLHSSSVSSKKGNFSFSGHTTLQDIEDGPAYAQLSVPVNGNLLTTNEEFSAERGGSIDGILHELLQKGDAAHKYMQGSRNMKIDNWILLDNYVQGRVLSSGSQARALQLHSKRSKKHMSMKRHKKDGSLDLPQEFQKFDIFKPMHEMWKDYIMLLLKSTGKNQLAQCLLGADLHGAFILVVECKITHFTGICGIMIRETAEAFGIITEDNKFRVVPKKVSVFYSKLIAGKSLCMEINLVQERLDYDIGDNPSTVEYPRDTCAI; this is translated from the exons ATGGCTGAAGATTCAAGGAAACGCACATTGGAGGCTTTGGAGAGAAGAATAGCTTTTGCTAAAGTTGAAGTtctccaaaaagaaaagaaaaacaaaaagactaTAAATGAAGATGGGAAACTACCTATTCCTGCAGATTCTACTTCTAATGATCCTTCCCCACATTTGTTGCATTCATCATCAGTCTCATCCAAGAAAG GGAATTTCAGTTTCTCTGGTCATACCACTTTGCAAG ACATTGAAGATGGTCCAGCATATGCCCAACTTTCTGTGCCTGTAAATGGAAATCTGCTCACAACTAATGAGGAG TTTTCTGCTGAAAGAGGAGGTTCAATTGATGGCATATTGCATGAGCTTCTTCAGAAGGGAGATGCAGCACATAAGTACATGCAAGGATCTAGAAACATGAAAATTGACAACTGGATCCTTCTTGATAATTATGTACAAGGACGGGTGCTTTCCTCTGGTTCTCAAGCTAGGGCTTTGCAACTTCATTCAAAACGCTCTAAGAAACACATGTCTATGAAACGGCATAAGAAGGATGGATCATTAGATCTTCCTCAAGAGTTCCAGAA ATTTGATATTTTCAAGCCAATGCACGAAATGTGGAAAGATTACATAATGTTGCTTCTTAAATCCACTGG GAAAAATCAATTGGCTCAATGTCTCCTTGGTGCAGATCTACATGGTGCTTTTATTTTAG TTGTGGAGTGTAAAATAACCCATTTTACTGGAATTTGTGGCATCATGATTCGTGAAACTGCAGAAGCATTTGGGATAATTACTGAAGATAATAAATTCCGAG TTGTTCCCAAAAAGGTTTCTGTGTTT TATTCCAAGTTGATTGCTGGAAAGTCACTCTGCATGGAGATAAACTTGGTTCAAGAAAGGTTGGATTATGATATTGGTGATAATCCTTCAACTGTAG AATATCCACGTGACACCTGTGCAATTTGA
- the LOC100811967 gene encoding cell division cycle 20.2, cofactor of APC complex: MDAGSLSSSGTLKTRSRYPLQEQFIQRKSSKENLDRFIPNRSAMDFDYAHYMLTEGNKGKENPDVCSPSREAYRKQLAESLNMNRTRILAFKNKPPAPLDLIPHEMSTYTHDNKPAKPKRFIPQSSEKTLDAPDIVDDYYLNLLDWGSANVLAIALGSTVYLWDARNGSTSELVTVDDEDGPVTSVSWAPDGRHIAVGLNNSEVQLWDTSSNRQLRTLRGGHRQRVGSLAWNNHILTSGGMDGRIVNNDVRIRSHVVETYSGHEQEVCGLKWSASGSQLASGGNDNLLYIWDRATASSNSATQWLHRLEDHTSAVKALAWCPFQGNLLASGGGSGDRCIKFWNTHTGACLNSIDTGSQVCSLLWNKNERELLSSHGFTQNQLTLWKYPSMVKMAELNGHTSRVLFMAQSPDGCTVASAAADETLRFWNVFGAPEAASKAAPKARAEPFSNVNRIR; the protein is encoded by the exons ATGGATGCAGGATCTTTGAGTTCTTCCGGAACCCTCAAAACACGATCACGGTACCCTCTTCAAGAGCAATTTATTCAAAGAAAGAGTTCCAAAGAAaat TTGGACAGATTCATACCAAATAGGTCAGCAATGGACTTTGATTATGCTCACTATATGCTTACTGAGGGGAATAAAGGTAAGGAAAACCCAGATGTGTGTTCCCCCTCTAGAGAAGCCTACAGGAAGCAGCTTGCAGAATCCTTAAACATGAACCGGACCCGAATTCTTGCTTTCAAGAACAAGCCACCTGCGCCACTTGACTTAATCCCTCACGAGATGTCCACTTATACCCACGATAATAAACCAGCCAAGCCCAAACGGTTTATCCCCCAG AGTTCGGAGAAGACTTTGGATGCTCCGGATATTGTGGATGACTATTATCTGAATTTGCTGGACTGGGGAAGCGCGAATGTTCTTGCAATAGCACTTGGAAGCACAGTGTACTTGTGGGATGCAAGAAATGGTTCTACTTCAGAACTAGTTACagttgatgatgaagatggcCCTGTAACATCGGTTAGCTGGGCTCCTGATGGACGGCATATTGCGGTTGGTTTGAACAACTCAGAAGTGCAACTATGGGATACAAGTTCAAATAGACAGTTGAGAACTTTGAGAGGTGGGCACAGGCAGCGAGTTGGGTCTTTGGCATGGAACAACCACATACTCACAAGTGGGGGGATGGACGGTAGAATTGTCAACAACGATGTAAGAATTAGATCGCATGTTGTTGAAACCTACAGCGGGCATGAGCAAGAGGTTTGCGGGCTCAAGTGGTCAGCTTCAGGTTCACAATTAGCCAGTGGAGGGAATGATAATCTACTTTACATCTGGGATAGAGCTACAGCATCTTCTAATTCGGCAACGCAGTGGCTTCACAGACTTGAAGATCACACATCTGCTGTAAAAGCCCTTGCTTGGTGCCCCTTCCAAGGGAATTTGTTGGCTTCCGGTGGAGGTAGTGGGGACCGTTGCATCAAGTTTTGGAATACCCACACAGGTGCATGCTTGAACTCAATTGACACTGGGTCTCAGGTATGTTCCCTGCTGTGGAACAAGAACGAGAGGGAGTTACTCAGCTCTCATGGTTTTACCCAGAATCAGTTAACACTTTGGAAATACCCCTCAATGGTGAAGATGGCTGAGCTCAATGGCCATACTTCAAGAGTTCTTTTCATGGCCCAG AGTCCAGATGGTTGCACAGTAGCATCAGCAGCAGCAGATGAAACATTGAGGTTCTGGAATGTGTTTGGAGCTCCAGAAGCAGCATCTAAGGCTGCACCGAAAGCCAGAGCTGAGCCATTTTCAAATGTGAATCGTATTCGATAA
- the LOC100806467 gene encoding DEAD-box ATP-dependent RNA helicase 42 encodes MDEGKHKSRKENHEVKDGDSKRSHRDRDRDRTGERGKDKNDGRHRDKEKRDRESRRHERESTDSEDRYDRDREKLKDKDKDVDRERGRDKKRERDRERERTDRVREKERERERKEDKERIRERERERKDHEREKEKERERGRKARGREKRREVDSDCSDGESKERDRKRHRKEDGDYKRERERSVSKSSRKSEEHEGSPRKKSGGDDSDTKDEEKKPTREEEMEDEQKRLDEEMEKRRRRVQEWQELRRKREEAEREKHGEASANEPESGKTWTLEGESDDEEGPGTGKQTGMDVDEDDKPADKEPKDVMVVDTVNGTIASDLQDGPAGAPEDEEIDPLDAFMNSMVLPEVEKLNNAVTSSLSGKAIDVKPKDKGNEQNRGAQSRKVSNKSIGRIIPGEESDSDYADDEVEKDPLDEDDDEFMKRVKKTKAEKLSLVDHSKIVYEPFKKNFYIEVKEVSKMTPEESAVYRKQLELKIHGKDVPKPIKSWHQTGLASKILETIKKMNFEKPMPIQAQALPVIMSGRDCIGIAKTGSGKTLAFVLPMLRHIKDQPPVVAGDGPIGLIMAPTRELVQQIHSDIKKFAKVLGLRCVPVYGGSGVAQQISELKRGAEIVVCTPGRMIDILCTSSGKITNLHRVTYLVMDEADRMFDMGFEPQITRIVQNIRPDRQTVLFSATFPRQVEILARKVLNKPVEIQVGGRSVVNKDITQLVEVRPDNERFLRLLEILGEWYEKGKILIFVHSQEKCDSLFKDLLRHGYPCLSLHGAKDQTDRESTISDFKSNVCNLLVATSIAARGLDVKELELVINFDVPNHYEDYVHRVGRTGRAGRKGCAITFISEEEARYAPDLLKALELSEQTVPNDLKALAGSFMAKVNQGLEQAHGTGYGGSGFKFNEEEDEVRKAAKKAQAKEYGFEEEKSDSEDEDEGIRKAGGDISQHSAFAQIIAATKGNVPALPTPMLLPSLPVLPGTGLPLPANEGAARAAAIAALNLQDKLDKIRSEALPEHYEAELEINDFPQNARWKVTHKETLGPISEWSGAAITTRGQFFPPGKIPGPGERKLYLFIEGPTEHSVKSAKADLKRVLEDITNQAMQLPGGTQPGKYSVV; translated from the coding sequence ATGGATGAGGGAAAGCATAAATCGAGGAAAGAAAATCATGAGGTGAAAGATGGGGATTCTAAGAGGAGTCACCGCGATCGTGACCGTGATAGAACTGGAGAAAGGGGTAAGGATAAAAACGATGGGAGGCACAGGGATAAGGAGAAGAGGGATCGTGAGTCCCGAAGACATGAGAGAGAGAGTACTGATTCTGAAGACAGGTATGATAGAGACAGGGAGAAGCTCAAAGATAAAGATAAGGATGTGGACCGAGAAAGAGGTCGAGACAAGAAAAGGGAAAGGGACAGGGAAAGGGAGAGGACTGACAgagtaagagagaaagaaagagagagggaaAGAAAAGAGGATAAGGAGAGGatcagagagagagaaagagaaaggaaggatcatgagagagagaaggaaaaggaaagagaaagggGGAGGAAAGCACGAGGGAGGGAGAAGCGTAGGGAAGTTGATAGTGATTGCAGTGATGGTGAATCTAAGGAGCGGGATAGAAAGCGGCATAGGAAAGAGGATGGTGATTACAAGAGAGAGAGGGAAAGGAGTGTCAGCAAGTCAAGCAGAAAATCTGAGGAACATGAAGGAAGCCCAAGAAAAAAGAGTGGCGGAGATGATTCAGATAccaaagatgaagagaaaaaacctACCCGTGAAGAGGAGATGGAGGATGAACAAAAGAGGTTGGATGAAGAAATGGAAAAGCGGAGGAGGAGAGTTCAAGAGTGGCAAGAGCTAAGGAGGAAGAGGGAAGAAGCAGAAAGAGAAAAACACGGTGAAGCAAGTGCTAATGAACCTGAGTCTGGAAAGACCTGGACGCTTGAAGGggaatctgatgatgaagaagGACCAGGTACTGGGAAGCAGACAGGTATGGATGTTGATGAAGATGACAAACCTGCTGATAAGGAGCCTAAGGATGTGATGGTGGTAGATACTGTTAATGGGACAATTGCATCTGATTTACAGGATGGACCTGCTGGTGCTCCTGAAGATGAGGAAATAGATCCATTGGATGCTTTCATGAATTCTATGGTTCTACCTGAAGTTGAAAAGCTAAACAATGCTGTGACATCGTCACTTTCTGGTAAAGCCATCGACGTAAAACCCAAGGATAAAGGGAATGAGCAAAATCGTGGTGCACAGTCAAGGAAAGTTTCAAATAAGTCTATTGGCAGAATAATTCCTGGTGAAGAGTCTGACTCAGATTATGCAGATGATGAAGTGGAGAAGGATCCAttggatgaagatgatgatgagttCATGAAAAGAGTGAAGAAGACAAAAGCTGAGAAGCTTTCTTTGGTTGACCACTCAAAGATCGTCTATGAACCATTCaagaaaaacttttatattgaaGTGAAGGAGGTCTCGAAGATGACTCCTGAAGAATCTGCAGTATACAGGAAGCAGTTGGAGTTGAAGATACATGGAAAGGATGTGCCAAAGCCAATAAAATCATGGCACCAGACTGGACTTGCTAGCAAAATTTTGGAGACAATAAAGAAGATGAACTTTGAAAAGCCGATGCCTATTCAAGCTCAGGCGCTCCCTGTAATCATGAGCGGTCGAGATTGCATAGGGATTGCTAAAACTGGGTCAGGCAAAACACTtgcttttgttctgccaatGCTGAGGCATATCAAGGATCAGCCACCTGTTGTTGCTGGAGATGGACCTATTGGGCTCATTATGGCCCCTACAAGGGAACTAGTTCAACAGATTCACAGTGATATAAAGAAATTTGCTAAGGTACTGGGTCTGAGGTGTGTGCCTGTGTATGGAGGATCTGGTGTTGCTCAACAAATTAGTGAGTTGAAACGTGGTGCTGAGATAGTGGTTTGTACTCCAGGTAGGATGATTGACATACTATGTACCAGTAGTGGAAAAATAACTAACTTGCATAGAGTAACTTATCTGGTAATGGATGAGGCTGATCGAATGTTTGACATGGGTTTTGAACCTCAAATCACACGTATTGTTCAGAATATTCGTCCAGATCGTCAAACAGTTCTGTTTTCTGCTACTTTCCCCCGTCAGGTTGAAATTCTGGCTCGTAAGGTCTTGAATAAACCTGTTGAAATACAAGTTGGTGGGAGGAGTGTTGTGAACAAAGACATAACACAGCTAGTTGAGGTGAGGCCAGATAATGAAAGGTTCCTtagactcttagaaatattGGGGGAATGGTATGAAAAAGGAAAGATTTTGATATTTGTTCACTCACAGGAGAAATGTGATAGTTTGTTCAAAGATCTGCTCAGGCATGGTTATCCCTGCCTTTCTCTTCATGGGGCCAAGGACCAGACAGACCGTGAATCCACAATATCTGATTTTAAAAGCAATGTCTGCAATTTATTGGTTGCAACAAGTATTGCTGCCAGGGGATTAGATGTTAAGGAGCTTGAATTGGTGATCAATTTTGATGTTCCTAACCACTATGAAGATTATGTACATCGTGTTGGGCGCACTGGACGAGCTGGCCGGAAGGGTTGTGCCATTACATTTATTTCTGAGGAAGAGGCAAGATATGCACCTGATCTGCTGAAAGCCTTGGAGCTATCTGAGCAGACTGTTCCAAATGATCTGAAAGCTCTTGCTGGTAGCTTTATGGCAAAAGTTAATCAAGGACTGGAGCAAGCTCATGGGACTGGTTATGGAGGCAGTGGCTTTAAATTTAATGAAGAGGAAGATGAGGTGCGGAAAGCAGCAAAGAAAGCACAAGCCAAGGAATATGGGTTTGAAGAAGAGAAGTCAGAttctgaagatgaagatgaaggtATTAGGAAGGCTGGCGGTGATATCTCACAGCATTCTGCTTTTGCTCAGATTATCGCTGCCACTAAAGGTAATGTTCCTGCATTGCCTACTCCAATGCTCCTACCATCCTTGCCAGTTTTGCCTGGGACAGGGCTACCTCTTCCTGCAAACGAGGGGGCGGCTCGAGCAGCAGCAATAGCTGCTCTAAACTTGCAGGACAAATTAGATAAAATACGATCAGAAGCATTACCAGAGCATTACGAGGCTGAGTTGGAAATAAATGATTTTCCCCAAAATGCTCGCTGGAAAGTTACACACAAGGAAACTTTAGGCCCTATTTCTGAATGGAGTGGAGCTGCAATTACCACCAGGGGGCAGTTTTTCCCACCTGGCAAAATCCCAGGACCCGGGGAACGCAAACTCTACTTGTTCATTGAAGGTCCTACTGAGCATTCTGTTAAGTCAGCTAAAGCAGACTTGAAGCGCGTTTTGGAAGACATCACAAATCAGGCTATGCAACTTCCTGGTGGAACTCAACCAGGCAAATACTCTGTTGTGTAA
- the LOC102663865 gene encoding uncharacterized protein At1g51745 isoform X2: protein MESSGLGPVDCDVGSIVWVRRRNGSWWPGQILGPDHLSASHLTSPRSGTPVKLLGREDASVDWYNLEKSKRVKAFRCGEFDGCIERAESAQGMPLKKREKYARREDAILHALELEKQMLKKQEKIGLEQLGVAHQVKRSKFVYLPEESSDSLDYKETPVNVAMSQFGGEYAYCSSLAEESESAFMDVVESDSLETGSANADSDSSEMELDKDDEMTTLSEIGRDTEEQESTSSEELDELAISGDMPHLYPRQHISCSEAVSKWKLKGKRNNRNLVKRSVGAADGKGVVLYEADVEGLRSRLNHKRLVPSMHYYGNGISDVFDDTDQMFGFEDEYSPTSKALAKGQNKIDHGVDWDEWAWEDQTALKGYWESKGFAPLYSDRYHFDGRIRSMLVDVDLKVQASYRKAPVPIVSITSKLDGKSIIGHPIQIESLKDGSSDKLFSAIDDFSNDGTGFEGSSVLPPAWRTARRTANFRVPRPLVLSSNGADSYADFCIDQERNIEYKKLNGGSSNHMASLSRKSGFNSSVPSVDKKSSKKMPKKVSLSSSQKTRTLSSLSIENNHGKKQLHDRSFYQTNRLTKPEVSGLTTVACIPVKLVFSRLLEKINRPPLKAASNAALSNTGVERK, encoded by the exons ATGGAGAGTTCGGGGTTAGGTCCTGTTGATTGCGACGTTGGATCGATTGTTTGGGTTCGAAGAAGGAACGGTTCGTGGTGGCCGGGTCAAATACTTGGCCCCGATCACCTTTCTGCTTCTCATCTCACCTCTCCTCGTTCAGGAACTCCCGTTAAACTTCTCGGAAGGGAAGATGCCAGCGT AGATTGGTACAATTTGGAGAAATCCAAGCGCGTGAAGGCATTCCGATGTGGTGAATTTGATGGATGTATTGAAAGGGCGGAGTCCGCCCAGGGTATGCCgttaaagaaaagagagaaatatgCACGCAGAGAAGATGCCATTCTTCATGCTCTTGAACTCGAGAAGCAAATGTTAAAGAAGCAAGAAAAAATAG gaCTGGAGCAACTTGGTGTAGCACACCAAGTAAAGAGGAGCAAATTTGTTTATCTGCCAGAAGAATCTAGTGATTCTCTGGATTACAAGGAGACTCCTGTCAATGTTGCAATGTCCCAATTTGGAGGGGAGTATGCTTACTGCAGTTCTTTAGCTGAAGAGAGTGAGTCTGCTTTTATGGATGTTGTTGAATCTGATTCTCTTGAAACTGGTTCTGCTAATGCTGATTCAGATTCCTCTGAAATGGAACTTGACAAAGATGACGAGATGACTACACTTTCAG AAATTGGTCGTGATACTGAAGAACAAGAAAGCACTAGCAGTGAGGAACTTGATGAGTTGGCAATTTCTGGTGACATGCCTCACCTCTATCCTCGTCAGCATATATCATGTAGTGAAGCTGTATCCAAATGGAagttaaaaggaaaaaggaataATCGTAATCTTGTAAAAAGGTCTGTTGGTGCTGCTGATGGGAAAGGTGTTGTTTTATATGAAGCAGATGTTGAAGGATTAAGAAGCCGTTTAAATCACAAGAGATTGGTGCCTAGTATGCATTATTATGGGAATGGTATTAGTGATGTTTTTGATGACACCGATCAAATGTTTGGTTTTGAAGATGAATATTCTCCAACTTCCAAAGCACTAGCAAAAGGTCAAAACAAAATTGATCATGGTGTTGATTGGGATGAATGGGCTTGGGAGGATCAGACTGCTTTGAAAGGATATTGGGAAAGTAAAGGGTTTGCTCCATTATATAGTGATAGATATCATTTTGATGGAAGGATCAGGTCGATGCTGGTAGATGTAGACTTGAAGGTTCAAGCAAGCTATCGTAAAGCGCCTGTCCCCATTGTTTCTATCACAAGTAAGTTAGATGGGAAGTCAATAATAGGGCACCCAATCCAAATTGAATCCCTTAAGGATGGTTCATCGGATAAACTTTTTTCTGCAATTGATGACTTTAGTAACGATGGGACTGGCTTTGAGGGAAGTAGTGTACTTCCACCAGCTTGGAGGACTGCAAGGAGAACAGCAAATTTTCGTGTTCCTCGTCCCCTTGTATTGTCATCTAATGGTGCTGATAGTTATGCAGATTTCTGCATTGATCAAGAAAGAAATATTgaatataagaaattaaatggTGGAAGTTCCAATCATATGGCAAGCCTTTCCAGGAAGAGTGGCTTTAACAGTTCTGTGCCTTCAGTAGACAAGAAGTCCTCAAAAAAGATGCCAAAGAAAGTGAGCTTGTCATCTAGTCAGAAAACTAGAACTCTATCCTCATTATCTATTGAAAATAATCATGGTAAAAAGCAATTGCATGATAGAAgtttttatcaaacaaatagGTTGACTAAACCAGAGGTCTCTGGGCTCACCACTGTTGCTTGCATACCAGTCAAATTAGTATTTAGTAGATTACTTGAGAAGATTAATAGGCCACCTTTAAAAGCAGCTAGTAATGCGGCTTTGTCAAATACTGGTGTGGAGAGAAAATAA